Proteins encoded by one window of Ovis canadensis isolate MfBH-ARS-UI-01 breed Bighorn chromosome 14, ARS-UI_OviCan_v2, whole genome shotgun sequence:
- the ZNF135 gene encoding zinc finger protein 135 isoform X2 gives MLETFRLLVSVGHWLPKPDVISLLEQEAELWAANEGGPRGVCPDLETRPQSKLSTEKQGVTEEIPNSALVERFLQESLWHSKDEDAAGHREQGHKKSDSCVVQAACMLVKTLTEEQQQGDGCGEDLSLRPDLPTQPMTPERQGAPVWGTHGQRENPDSNAQQKTCAKQKLYGCQECGKAFSHSSALIEHHRTHTGERLNECHECGKGFRNSSVLTKHQRIHTGEKPYKRAQRGRTVNQIAPLIQHQRTHTGEKPYECSECGKSFSFRSAFSKHERTHTGEKPYTCSQCGKAFRQSIHLTQHLRIHTGEKPYQCGECGKAFSHSSSVTKHQRLHTGEKPYKCAKCGRTFNQIAPLIQHQRTHTGEKPYECSECGKSFSFRSSCSKHERTHTGEKPYACSQCGKAFRQSTHLTQHQRIHTGEKPYECSDCGKTFSHSSSLTKHQRIHTGEKPYQCGECGKAFSHNSSLTRHQRIHPGGKPYECQACGKAFTQITPLIQHQRIHTGERPYECNECGKAFSQSALLTECRRIHTGEKPYGCNEYGKAFSHSSSLSQHERTHTGEKPYACNQCGKAFRQSTHTTQHQRIHTGEKPYECSDCGKAFSHSSSLTKHQRIHTGEKPYECNECGRAFSQLAPLIQHQRIHTGEKPYECSQCGRAFSQSSLLIEHQRIHTKEKPYGCNECGKSFSHSSSLSQHERTHTGEKPYECQDCGKSFRQSTHLTQHRRVHTGEKPYECRDCGKAFTHSSSLTKHQRTHTG, from the exons atgctggagacctTCAGGCTCCTGGTCTCTGTGG GACACTGGCTCCCAAAGCCGGATGTCATCTCCCTGCTGGAGCAGGAGGCAGAGCTTTGGGCAGCGAATGAGGGAGGCCCCCGAGGTGTGTGCCCAG ATTTGGAAACCAGACCCCAAAGCAAGCTATCAACTGAAAAGCAAGGTGTAACTGAAGAAATACCCAACAGTGCCCTGGTAGAAAGGTTCCTACAGGAAAGTCTGTGGCACTCTAAGGATGAAGATGCTGCAGGCCACAGGGAACAGGGCCATAAGAAGTCAGATAGCTGTGTGGTGCAGGCAGCCTGCATGCTTGTGAAGACACTGACAGAGGAACAGCAGCAGGGGGATGGGTGTGGGGAAGACTTGAGTCTGAGGCCAGATCTCCCAACTCAACCAATGACTCCTGAAAGGCAAGGTGCCCCAGTGTGgggaacccatggacagagggagaatCCAGACTCTAATGCTCAACAGAAAACCTGTGCCAAACAGAAGCTCTATGGATGTCAGGAATGTGGAAAGGCCTTTAGTCACAGCTCAGCACTCATTGAACACCACCGAACACACACAGGTGAGAGGCTTAACGAATGTCATGAATGTGGAAAAGGCTTTCGAAACAGCTCAGTGCTTACCAAGCACCAGCGAATCCACACTGGTGAGAAGCCTTACAAGCGTGCTCAGCGTGGGAGGACCGTCAACCAAATTGCCCCACTGATCCAGCACCAGAGAACTCACACCGGTGAGAAACCCTATGAGTGCAGCGAGTGTGGGAAATCCTTCAGCTTTCGATCCGCCTTCAGCAAACATGAGCGGACACACACAGGTGAGAAGCCCTACACATGCAGTCAGTGCGGGAAGGCCTTCCGACAGAGCATCCATCTCACCCAGCACCTGCGAATCCACACTGGGGAGAAGCCATACCAGTGTGgagagtgtggcaaggccttcagCCACAGTTCATCCGTGACTAAACACCAGCGGCTCCACACTGGGGAGAAGCCTTACAAGTGTGCTAAGTGTGGGAGGACCTTCAACCAAATTGCCCCACTGATCCAGCACCAGAGAACTCACACTGGTGAGAAACCCTATGAGTGCAGCgagtgtggaaaatccttcagcTTTAGATCCTCCTGCAGCAAACATGAGCGGACACACACAGGCGAGAAACCCTATGCATGCAGTCAGTGTGGGAAGGCCTTCCGGCAGAGCACACACCTCACTCAGCATCAGCGAATCCACACTGGGGAGAAGCCCTACGAGTGTAGTGATTGCGGCAAGACCTTCAGCCACAGCTCATCCCTGACCAAACACCAGCGGATCCACACTGGGGAGAAGCCATACCAGTGTGgagagtgtggcaaggccttcagCCACAATTCATCCCTGACTAGACACCAGCGGATCCACCCTGGGGGGAAGCCCTATGAATGCCAGgcatgtggaaaagccttcaccCAGATCACACCACTGATTCAGCATCAGAGGATACACACAGGCGAGCGGCCTTATGAGTGCAATGAGTGTGGGAAGGCTTTCAGCCAGAGCGCACTCCTGACTGAGTGTCGGAGGATCCACACAGGAGAGAAGCCCTACGGGTGCAATGAGTATGGGAAAGCCTTCAGTCACAGCTCATCGCTCAGCCAGCACGAGCGGACGCACACAGGCGAGAAACCCTATGCGTGCAATCAGTGTGGGAAGGCCTTCCGGCAGAGCACACACACCACTCAGCATCAGAGAATCCACACCGGGGAGAAGCCCTACGAGTGTAGTGATTGCGGCAAGGCCTTCAGCCACAGCTCATCCCTGACCAAACACCAGCGGATCCACACTGGGGAGAAGCCCTATGAGTGTAACGAGTGTGGCAGAGCCTTCAGCCAGCTTGCTCCACTCATTCAACACCAGCGGATCCACACAGGAGAGAAGCCCTATGAGTGTAGTCAGTGTGGCAGAGCCTTCAGCCAGAGCTCCCTCCTCATAGAACACCAGAGGATTCACACCAAGGAAAAACCCTATGGGTGCAACgaatgtggaaaatccttcagcCACAGCTCATCGCTCAGCCAGCACGAGAGGACACACACTGGGGAAAAGCCCTATGAGTGCCAGGACTGTGGAAAGTCCTTTAGGCAGAGCACCCACCTCACTCAGCACCGGAGGGTCCACACAGGAGAGAAGCCATATGAGTGCAGGGACTGTGGGAAGGCCTTCACACACAGCTCCTCCCTTACCAAGCACCAGAGAACTCATACTGGGTAG